A genomic stretch from Acropora palmata chromosome 13, jaAcrPala1.3, whole genome shotgun sequence includes:
- the LOC141864385 gene encoding uncharacterized protein LOC141864385 isoform X1, producing the protein MEESTTISQDGLNEVSLQSETACTVDTKTLEENGGDLAFGFSPETQNTSLVELAGGKRKHDEKRDNQVSKHIHLDPESTDGFAELTTLVNMSSAAPLSVSQDVNPHTFSNNSEITTLSQETKTATLNLTAAVAALAAEQLSQESPIIPSQPVVVSDSNNSVNQAWFTTKEDKDNLHGKGVKWRQGMWSKDENERLRENILEYCKVNNIPDPNIIIFEMTKDDRKDFYRTIAKGIRRPLFAIYRRVLRMYDRRNYVGKYSSEEVQQLKSLKEKHGNDWATIGAAMGRSASSVKDRYRLMRDHCHSGKWTTEEEHRLSSAVHELCSTSIDDYITAGISWATVAEKVGTRSEKQCRSKWLNYLNWKEKGGQEWTKQDEIQLITRIHEMNLQDENEIDWQVMANNWASVRSPQWLRSKWWALKKHVPENEMTTFEDISSFLFHTYIGTLRNKIERQEARFKGNHLPRVSTTPVGKASHVNPMSTETITNSGISHTITVTSDGRVTRDDHTYPLSSNSQSRFEVVQVNALTAQDLFTNQSTVQGAPSYIIQAPAGQTYIIQQPTGNLVRQTHSEDLTGQSEDLTTGQHDQEVVMTTAVLQAHHAVQTLPEVSPEFSQAIVQTDISGPITELANTELTHTDIGKSVAEAGLQDSEVAQDDTVMDSGTLDSHEDLTADIQMEGSCERDVPIITQTGPAAIAQTLDGTQLSNSPVVHMRQVTTQNGDIDPLVHVTVISGMETSLASTLSPSSGLTISQHALSENSNSNLSVNAMVPQVTLPDEILQLQSDEPTVLSPTETARVLMVTENSMSVSSPLEHSGNWLSS; encoded by the exons catgatgaaaaaagagatAATCAAGTTAGCAAGCATATTCACCTGGATCCTGAGTCTACAGATGGATTTGCTGAACTTACAACACTGGTGAACATGTCCTCTGCAGCACCTCTCTCTGTATCACAG GATGTGAACCCTCATACATTTAGTAACAACAGTGAAATTACAACACTTTCTCAAGAGACTAAAACAGCAACGTTAAACTTAACAGCCGCTGTGGCAGCTCTTGCAGCAGAACAGCTGTCTCAAGAGTCACCCATCATTCCATCTCAACCTGTTGTTGTCAGTGACAGTAATAATTCTGTCAACCAAGCGTGGTTCACTACTAAAGAGGATAAGGATAATCTTCACGGAAAAG GAGTGAAGTGGAGACAGGGAATGTGGTCTAAAGATGAAAATGAGAGACTGAGGGAGAATATACTTGAATACTGCAAG GTGAACAACATCCCAGATCcaaatattataatatttgAAATGACAAAGGATGATCGGAAAGACTTCTACAGGACAATTG CCAAAGGCATTAGGCGGCCATTATTTGCTATCTACCGTCGTGTGCTTAGAATGTATGACCGACGAAATTATGTGGGAAAATATTCCTCTGAAGAAGTACAACAGTTAAaatctttgaaagaaaaacatggcAACGACTGGGCCACAATTGGTGCTGCTATGGGACGCAGTGCTTCATCTGTCAAAGACAGATACAGACTCATGAGGGACCACTGTCATTCAG GAAAGTGGACAACTGAAGAGGAACATCGGCTTTCAAGTGCAGTACATGAACTTTGCAGCACCAGCATTGATGATTACATCACAGCAGGAATATCTTGGGCCACTGTTGCAGAAAAAGTTGGCACAAGATCTGAGAAACAATGTCGCTCAAAATG GCTAAATTACTTaaactggaaagaaaaagggGGACAAGAATGGACAAAGCAAGATGAAATTCAACTAATTACAAG AATCCATGAAATGAATCTCcaagatgaaaatgaaattgactGGCAAGTAATGGCTAATAACTGGGCAAG tgTTCGCTCACCCCAATGGCTTAGAAGCAAGTGGTGGGCATTAAAGAAACATGTccctgaaaatgaaatgactACATTTGAAG AcatatcttcatttttatttcacacCTACATTGGGACACTTCGGAATAAAATTGAGAGGCAAGAAGCACGCTTTAAAGGGAATCACCTACCAAGGGTGTCAACCACTCCAGTTGGAAAAGCATCTCATGTTAATCCAATGTCAACAGAGACCATCACAAATTCTGGAATCTCTCATACTATAACAG TAACCAGTGATGGGAGAGTAACAAGAGATGATCATACTTATCCCCTTAGCAGCAACagtcaaagtagattcgaagTTGTTCAAGTCAATGCCTTAACTGCTCAAGACCTTTTTACCAATCAATCAACTGTGCAAGGTGCACCATCATATATCATTCAAGCACCTGCAGGGCAGACATACATCATACAGCAACCAACTGGGAATCTGGTGAGACAGACCCACTCTGAAGACTTGACAGGACAATCCGAGGATCTGACCACAGGTCAGCATGACCAG GAGGTAGTCATGACTACAGCTGTACTTCAAGCCCATCATGCAGTTCAGACTCTCCCTGAAGTTTCACCAGAGTTTAGTCAAGCGATAGTGCAAACTGACATCTCTGGGCCTATCACTGAGCTGGCAAATACAGAGCTCACCCATACAGACATTGGTAAGTCTGTTGCTGAGGCAGGGCTACAGGATAGTGAAGTTGCACAGGATGATACTGTGATGGACAGTGGGACATTGGACAGTCATGAGGATCTCACAGCTGACATTCAGATGGAAGGATCTTGTGAAAGGGATGTGCCGATCATTacacaaacag GTCCTGCAGCAATTGCTCAAACCTTGGATGGAACCCAGCTCTCGAACTCTCCAGTTGTGCACATGCGCCAAGTCACCACACAGAACGGAGACATAGATCCCCTTGTTCACGTGACTGTAATCTCAGGCATGGAAACGAGTCTTGCATCAACTCTGTCGCCTTCCTCTGGATTAACAATCTCCCAGCATGCTTTGTCAGAAAACAGTAATTCAAATTTGTCTGTGAATGCTATGGTACCACAAGTTACTTTACCAGATGAGATTCTACAGTTACAATCAGATGAACCAACGGTACTTTCTCCCACAGAGACGGCACGTGTTTTGATGGTAACTGAGAATTCAATGTCTGTTTCTTCTCCATTGGAGCACTCAGGAAACTGGTTGTCAAGTTGA
- the LOC141864385 gene encoding uncharacterized protein LOC141864385 isoform X2: MEESTTISQDGLNEVSLQSETACTVDTKTLEENGAGGKRKHDEKRDNQVSKHIHLDPESTDGFAELTTLVNMSSAAPLSVSQDVNPHTFSNNSEITTLSQETKTATLNLTAAVAALAAEQLSQESPIIPSQPVVVSDSNNSVNQAWFTTKEDKDNLHGKGVKWRQGMWSKDENERLRENILEYCKVNNIPDPNIIIFEMTKDDRKDFYRTIAKGIRRPLFAIYRRVLRMYDRRNYVGKYSSEEVQQLKSLKEKHGNDWATIGAAMGRSASSVKDRYRLMRDHCHSGKWTTEEEHRLSSAVHELCSTSIDDYITAGISWATVAEKVGTRSEKQCRSKWLNYLNWKEKGGQEWTKQDEIQLITRIHEMNLQDENEIDWQVMANNWASVRSPQWLRSKWWALKKHVPENEMTTFEDISSFLFHTYIGTLRNKIERQEARFKGNHLPRVSTTPVGKASHVNPMSTETITNSGISHTITVTSDGRVTRDDHTYPLSSNSQSRFEVVQVNALTAQDLFTNQSTVQGAPSYIIQAPAGQTYIIQQPTGNLVRQTHSEDLTGQSEDLTTGQHDQEVVMTTAVLQAHHAVQTLPEVSPEFSQAIVQTDISGPITELANTELTHTDIGKSVAEAGLQDSEVAQDDTVMDSGTLDSHEDLTADIQMEGSCERDVPIITQTGPAAIAQTLDGTQLSNSPVVHMRQVTTQNGDIDPLVHVTVISGMETSLASTLSPSSGLTISQHALSENSNSNLSVNAMVPQVTLPDEILQLQSDEPTVLSPTETARVLMVTENSMSVSSPLEHSGNWLSS, from the exons catgatgaaaaaagagatAATCAAGTTAGCAAGCATATTCACCTGGATCCTGAGTCTACAGATGGATTTGCTGAACTTACAACACTGGTGAACATGTCCTCTGCAGCACCTCTCTCTGTATCACAG GATGTGAACCCTCATACATTTAGTAACAACAGTGAAATTACAACACTTTCTCAAGAGACTAAAACAGCAACGTTAAACTTAACAGCCGCTGTGGCAGCTCTTGCAGCAGAACAGCTGTCTCAAGAGTCACCCATCATTCCATCTCAACCTGTTGTTGTCAGTGACAGTAATAATTCTGTCAACCAAGCGTGGTTCACTACTAAAGAGGATAAGGATAATCTTCACGGAAAAG GAGTGAAGTGGAGACAGGGAATGTGGTCTAAAGATGAAAATGAGAGACTGAGGGAGAATATACTTGAATACTGCAAG GTGAACAACATCCCAGATCcaaatattataatatttgAAATGACAAAGGATGATCGGAAAGACTTCTACAGGACAATTG CCAAAGGCATTAGGCGGCCATTATTTGCTATCTACCGTCGTGTGCTTAGAATGTATGACCGACGAAATTATGTGGGAAAATATTCCTCTGAAGAAGTACAACAGTTAAaatctttgaaagaaaaacatggcAACGACTGGGCCACAATTGGTGCTGCTATGGGACGCAGTGCTTCATCTGTCAAAGACAGATACAGACTCATGAGGGACCACTGTCATTCAG GAAAGTGGACAACTGAAGAGGAACATCGGCTTTCAAGTGCAGTACATGAACTTTGCAGCACCAGCATTGATGATTACATCACAGCAGGAATATCTTGGGCCACTGTTGCAGAAAAAGTTGGCACAAGATCTGAGAAACAATGTCGCTCAAAATG GCTAAATTACTTaaactggaaagaaaaagggGGACAAGAATGGACAAAGCAAGATGAAATTCAACTAATTACAAG AATCCATGAAATGAATCTCcaagatgaaaatgaaattgactGGCAAGTAATGGCTAATAACTGGGCAAG tgTTCGCTCACCCCAATGGCTTAGAAGCAAGTGGTGGGCATTAAAGAAACATGTccctgaaaatgaaatgactACATTTGAAG AcatatcttcatttttatttcacacCTACATTGGGACACTTCGGAATAAAATTGAGAGGCAAGAAGCACGCTTTAAAGGGAATCACCTACCAAGGGTGTCAACCACTCCAGTTGGAAAAGCATCTCATGTTAATCCAATGTCAACAGAGACCATCACAAATTCTGGAATCTCTCATACTATAACAG TAACCAGTGATGGGAGAGTAACAAGAGATGATCATACTTATCCCCTTAGCAGCAACagtcaaagtagattcgaagTTGTTCAAGTCAATGCCTTAACTGCTCAAGACCTTTTTACCAATCAATCAACTGTGCAAGGTGCACCATCATATATCATTCAAGCACCTGCAGGGCAGACATACATCATACAGCAACCAACTGGGAATCTGGTGAGACAGACCCACTCTGAAGACTTGACAGGACAATCCGAGGATCTGACCACAGGTCAGCATGACCAG GAGGTAGTCATGACTACAGCTGTACTTCAAGCCCATCATGCAGTTCAGACTCTCCCTGAAGTTTCACCAGAGTTTAGTCAAGCGATAGTGCAAACTGACATCTCTGGGCCTATCACTGAGCTGGCAAATACAGAGCTCACCCATACAGACATTGGTAAGTCTGTTGCTGAGGCAGGGCTACAGGATAGTGAAGTTGCACAGGATGATACTGTGATGGACAGTGGGACATTGGACAGTCATGAGGATCTCACAGCTGACATTCAGATGGAAGGATCTTGTGAAAGGGATGTGCCGATCATTacacaaacag GTCCTGCAGCAATTGCTCAAACCTTGGATGGAACCCAGCTCTCGAACTCTCCAGTTGTGCACATGCGCCAAGTCACCACACAGAACGGAGACATAGATCCCCTTGTTCACGTGACTGTAATCTCAGGCATGGAAACGAGTCTTGCATCAACTCTGTCGCCTTCCTCTGGATTAACAATCTCCCAGCATGCTTTGTCAGAAAACAGTAATTCAAATTTGTCTGTGAATGCTATGGTACCACAAGTTACTTTACCAGATGAGATTCTACAGTTACAATCAGATGAACCAACGGTACTTTCTCCCACAGAGACGGCACGTGTTTTGATGGTAACTGAGAATTCAATGTCTGTTTCTTCTCCATTGGAGCACTCAGGAAACTGGTTGTCAAGTTGA
- the LOC141864395 gene encoding EKC/KEOPS complex subunit TPRKB-like, translated as MAVELDHLVQVKMENDVEYTTNLALFTNVSNSDELRQRIVQGKIEAALLNACMIMDPFHVIVAGHKSLHLFQQGKMKTRTLHSEIIFNLSPSNNITDSFKKFGILDVTKEILVAMVAHGNATEKVSELSKLIKGTLVSMDTLASISDKEKIKKVYGIRENELECDSLENAIISRLATKDAS; from the exons ATGGCGGTCGAACTTGATCATCTAGTCCAGGTAAAAATGGAGAATGACGTCGAATACACGACGAATCTTGCTTTATTCACAAACGTTTCTAATAGCGATGAGCTTCGACAGCGAATcgttcaaggaaaaattgaagCTGCTCTTTTAAATGCATGCATG ATTATGGATCCATTTCATGTCATTGTTGCTGGACATAAATCTCTTCATTTGtttcaacaaggaaaaatgaaaacaagaacacttcATTCTGAGATTATTTTCAACCTGTCACCTTCCAACAAT ATAACTGAttccttcaagaaatttggGATACTAGATGTCACAAAGGAGATTTTAGTTGCAATGGTAGCACATGGAAATGCAACTGAAAAG GTTTCAGAATTGAGCAAACTCATAAAGGGGACACTGGTTTCCATGGACACCTTGGCATCAATttctgacaaagaaaaaataaagaag GTTTATGGAATAAGAGAGAATGAGCTGGAGTGTGATTCACTAGAAAATGCAATTATTAGCAGACTGGCGACAAAGGATGCTTCTTAG